GATCGCACGATCAAAATTTGGGATGTGAACGGTACGCTGTTGCAAACCCTGTTTGGCCATACCAACTGGGTTACTAGTGTAGCCTTTAGTCCCGATGGTAAAGTTCTGGCCTCCGGCAGCCGCGATAACACGGTGCGATTGTGGTTGGCCGATGAAAATGGCGTATTTGCCGATAAGCCCTATGAGGTGCTCAAAGGACATGACGGGCCAGTATTAGACGTGAATTTTAGCCCCCATGGTGATTTAATTGCTTCCGCCAGCGAAGATACTACGGTCAAGTTGTGGAAAACTAATGGCGCTAATGTTAAAACTTTGCGTGGTGGCCATGAGCGCTGGGTTAACTGCGTTGTGTTCAGCCCCGATGGGCGGACGGTGGCCTCTGGTAGTGCCGATCGCAGCATTATTCTTTGGAATACTAGCGGCGTTGTGCTTAAAACCCTCAAAGGGCACGATAGCTTTATTGAGAGTATTTCCTTTGAACCCAGTGGCCAAGCCCTGGTTTCTGCTAGTCGGGACAAAACTGTCAAGATTTGGGGCAGCGATGGCGTGTTGCTACAGACCCTCAATGGTCATGAAAATCGAGTTTGGGGGGTAAGTTTTAGCCCCGATGGCAAGCATATTGCTTCTTGCGGTTTCGATCGCACAATTCGGATCTGGAACATTGAAGGCGAACTGCTGGCGTTGTTGCATAAAAGAAACGGAGCGGTAGGTTATGGTACGTTTTAACTACCATGAAAAAACCCCCACAATACCGCGTCCGCAACTGGCAAGAGTATAACAAAAGCCTCAAACAGAGAGGAAGTCTAATTTTCTGGATTAGCAAGGAGGCAATAGAGATGTGGCTAGAGCCAGAGCGATCCGGCAACAGAGGCGCATCAAACAGATACAGTGACCAAGCGATTGCGACGATTGCGATGCTCAAGAGCATATATGGATTGGCAGGCAGACAAGTCACCGGTTTGGTCGAATCATTATTTACCCTGATGAACATAGACTTACCGGTGCCAGACCACAGCACAGTTTCAAGACGGATGGGCAAATTAGCGATCGAGTTACCCCATCAAAAGACTCAGGCAGCGAGACATGTGGTGGTTGATAGCACCGGCGTGAAAGTTTACGGAGAGGGAGAGTGGAAAACGCGTCAGCATGGCATAGGTAAGCGTCGCACCTGGCGTAAAATTCATCTGGGCGTAGATGAGTCAAGCGGTGAAATTCTTGCGGCAGCGGTTACCAGCAACCAATATCATGATGGCCAAATTCTACCTGAACTGCTTAATCAGATTGAGGATGAAATTAAGCAAGTATCTGGGGATGGTGCGTATGACCATCGTGACTGTTATGATGCAATCTCTGCTAGACAAGCCCAGTCAGTAATTCCACCACGCAAAAATGCCAAAATTTGGCAACATGGCAATTGTAAAGCACCACCGCATCCGCGTGACCAAAATTTACGGCGCATCCGTAAGGTTGGTCGTGCCAAGTGGAAACGAGAGACTGGCTATCATCGGCGCTCACTGGCAGAGACTACTATGTTTAGATTGAAGACTATTTTTGGCGGTAAGTTACGCTCACGAAATTTTGATAATCAAGCGGTGGAGCTGTTTTTACAGTGCGTGGCTCTTAATCGTATGATGATGCTATGCAAGCCTGATTCTTACCTGGTTGAAGACTAAATTGGAGAATCTTGGCAGGAGTATTGTCCCTTTCTTCGATTCATGCAACAAAGCCCGAACTGCTTAATATTTTCAAAGGCCATGGCGATGTTGTGAATAAGGTTAAATTTAGCCCCAACGGCAAAACCCTGATCTCCGCTAGCCGGGATACCACCCTAAAGCTCTGGAGCCTAAAAGGAGCGCCCCTCAAAACCCTGGGTGAACATACCGACGATATCAACTGTGCCACCTTTAGTTCCAATGGCTATATGATCGCCACCGGCGGTAGGGATAGCATGGTGCATCTGTGGCAATTTAACGGCAAGCTCGCTGCAAAGCTGGAAGGTCATCGAAATGCAGTTAATAGTGTTTGCTTTAGCCCCGATGGTAGCATTCTTATTTCCGGTGGGATCGATAGCAGTTTTATTATGTGGAACTGCGCCAAGGGCAAAATGATCGATGCCTTTGGTGGTCATCGCGCTGAAATCCACGACATTATATTTCGATCGGATGGTCAGGTTTTTGCTACTTGCAGCGCCGACAGTACGATCAGGATTTGGCAGGCCGATGGCACCTGGTTGCAAACCTTAAATGGTCATACGGCCGAAGTTTATAGCATTGCCTTTAGCCCCGATGGCAGCAAGTTGGTGTCGGTCAGCAAAGACAAAATTATTAATATCTGGAACTGGGACGGCACGATGCTGCACAGTTTTGAAGGCCATAGCGCCGAGATTTTTAGTGTTTGCTTTAGTCCCGATGGCAAGCGCATTGCTACAGGCAGTATGGATCAAAGTGTGCGGATTTGGAGCGTAGATGGGGCATTGCTAAAAACCCTCAAT
The sequence above is a segment of the Pseudanabaena sp. PCC 7367 genome. Coding sequences within it:
- a CDS encoding WD40 repeat domain-containing protein; its protein translation is MAGVLSLSSIHATKPELLNIFKGHGDVVNKVKFSPNGKTLISASRDTTLKLWSLKGAPLKTLGEHTDDINCATFSSNGYMIATGGRDSMVHLWQFNGKLAAKLEGHRNAVNSVCFSPDGSILISGGIDSSFIMWNCAKGKMIDAFGGHRAEIHDIIFRSDGQVFATCSADSTIRIWQADGTWLQTLNGHTAEVYSIAFSPDGSKLVSVSKDKIINIWNWDGTMLHSFEGHSAEIFSVCFSPDGKRIATGSMDQSVRIWSVDGALLKTLNGHSAEVNTVCFSPDGKALASGSEDTTVQLWGMDGTLLRTFTGHSAPVKNVSFMPGGKAMISAAADRKAIMWNLDLENLVMRGCSWLQEYLKNNGYVSEEDRRNCIGGCKWIYQYMRSTASESQISQISMIAKTKPQE
- a CDS encoding IS5 family transposase translates to MKKPPQYRVRNWQEYNKSLKQRGSLIFWISKEAIEMWLEPERSGNRGASNRYSDQAIATIAMLKSIYGLAGRQVTGLVESLFTLMNIDLPVPDHSTVSRRMGKLAIELPHQKTQAARHVVVDSTGVKVYGEGEWKTRQHGIGKRRTWRKIHLGVDESSGEILAAAVTSNQYHDGQILPELLNQIEDEIKQVSGDGAYDHRDCYDAISARQAQSVIPPRKNAKIWQHGNCKAPPHPRDQNLRRIRKVGRAKWKRETGYHRRSLAETTMFRLKTIFGGKLRSRNFDNQAVELFLQCVALNRMMMLCKPDSYLVED